The genomic segment ACCAGCCTCAGCGGGGAGCAGACGCTGGCGGGCGAGTGGGCCTTCGGGCGCTCAGGGCAGGCGACGTGGGCGGGCGACTTCGCCGGGAAACCGCTGGACGTGCGGGCGGGCGTGGACGCGCGGAACCTCGTCACGCTGGCGGGCGAGGGCCTGGGCGGGCCGCTCGCCGGGCGCTACTCGCTGCGGACGCAGGCGCTGACCGCCACCCTGAATCCCACCTTTGGGGCGGCGTCGGCGCGGGTCGCGCTGGAAGGCACGCCGCGTGACCTGCGGGCGCGGGTGACCGATGGGGTCGCGGGTCCCTTCCGGCTGGCGGGCACCGCGCGGCTGGACCGGGAAGGGCTGCGGGCCGACCTGGGCGCGGCGCAGCTTGACCTGAACCGCGAGTTCCGGGGTGGTTGGACGCTGCGGAATCTCAGCGGGGCGGGTGTGACCCTGAGCGGCGGCGGCAACCTCGATCTGCGCGAAGGTCTCCTCGGCGGGACGCTGGCGGCCGACGTGCCCGGCGTGACCCAGACCTTGCGCGGCCCGGTGGCCCTGAACCTGCCCGAGCAGCGCGGCACCTTCGAGCCGGACGGACAGCGGCTGGTGTGGAACGGGGACGCCTTTACCCTGACGGCCCGCGACCTCGCGGTGGCGGGTGGGGCGCGGGTCAGCGGCACGGCGACCGTCACGACCGCGCGGCAGGTGACGGGCACGCTGACGGCGCGGGGCAACGGCTATGACCTGACGGCCACCGGGCGCGGCGACTATGCCGACCTGCGCGGCACGGCGGGCGGCGTGGGCGTCTCGGCGCGGACCGTGCTGGCCGACGACTTCCGCACGACGGCGCAGGTCGAGGGGGCCGACATCGCGGGCGAGTTCGCCGTGGAGGACGGCGGGGTGCGGTTCGCCCTCACGACGGCGGGACCCGGCGGCGATCGGGAGACGGCACGGGGCGTGCTGAGTGGGCAGAACTGGGACGCGACCGGGCGGGTCAACCTCGCGGCGCTGCGGCCCCTGGTCGGGCAACCTGACCTCGCCGGGACGCTGAACCTCGCGCTGGCGGGTGCAGGGGGCACGGCGGGAGTGGACGCGCGGGTGGCCGGGGCGAGCGTCGCGGGCACGCTGACCCGGCGCGGCGGCGAGGTCACAGCCGACCTGCGCGGTGCGTATGCGGACGCCCTGGCCCGCCTGAGGGGCCGGGTCTACCCCGACGTGGCTGCCTCTGGCCCGGTGACGTGGCAGGGGCAGACCCTCGCGGCGAGCGTGACGGGGCCTTACGGCGACCTGCGGGCACGGCTGACCGGGCGCACCACGCCGCTGACTCAGGCGGGCGTGACACTGCCGGGGCAGCCGCTGGACCTCACGGCGACGCTGACTCCCCGGCTGACGGCGAACGGCACCTGGGGCGACCTGCGGGTGCGGTACGACGCCCGCTCGGGACGGGTGGCCGTGCAGGGCAGCCAGGCACTGACCGCCTTCGGGCGCTCCGGGCGGGTGCAGGGAAGCGCGACGTGGGCACCCGACTTCGTGGGCGAGGTGCAGGCGCGGGGCACGCTGGAGGGCGGCTACGCCCTGACGCTGGCCGGCCCGTGGCGGGCGCTGGACGTGACCGCGCGGGGACCGGGTGGCCTCCGGGCGAGCGGGACAGCGGCAGTCCCCGCAGCAAGCTATGACCTGCGGGTGCGCGGGCCGCTGGAGGGCTTCTACGTGGACGGACGGGTGCGTGGCACTGGAACCAATCCACGCGGCACCCTCGACGTGTTCGACGGCGTGGGCGGCTCGGCGCGGGTCAACCTGCGTGGCCTCTCCGACTTCGACGTGCGGGCGCGGCAGCTCACGCTGGCGGGGCAGCCACTGGTGGGCGACCTGACAGCGCGGGGCGGGCGCCTCTCCGGCACCCTGAGCGCGGGGCCGCTGCGCCTCGTCGCGCGGGACGGCCGGGTGGACGCCTCTGGGGAACTCGCCGGGCATCAGTTGAGCGCCCAGGGCCGCCTGACCCTGCCCGCGACCCTGCGAGACCTGCGCGTGAACGTGACCGGACTGCTGCTGACCGCGGCGGCTACCGGGGACGTGGACAACCTGCGCGGCACCATACGTCTGCGGCCCCAGCGCTTCGGGACGGGAGCGGCGCGGGCCACCCTTCCGGCGCAGACGTTCCCGCTGACCGCTGACCTGACCGGACCGCGCGTGACGGTGGGGGGATTGACCTACGCGGCAGGGCGCTGGAGTGGCGGACTGGGCGGGCAGTATGCGCTGGGCGGGCAGGCTGGAACGGTGGCCGTGCGGGGGGGAGGCCGGACGCTCGCGGCACTGCCGTCGGGTCCCCTCGCCGGGCGGGTCAACCTCCTGCCGCGACTGGGCGGGCGGGTCCAGACAAGCCTCTCCCCCTTACTGGCCGAGTTGCCCGCCGATCTGCGGAGCGAACTCGTCGCCGGGCAGCTCGTCGCGGATGTGACGGCGGACGGCGCGACCCTGAGCACCTCCGGCAGCCGCTATCTGGGCGGGCCGCTGGGCCTGCGGGCGCGGGTGGACTGGCGGCGGGGGGTGCGGGCGTCGGGGACGCTGAGCCATCCGGGCAGCCGGGCGCCCTTCGTCTACGACGGGCGCGACCTGCGGGTGCGCGGCGCGAGGCTGGATGCCCGCGTGCTGCGGCCCTTTGTGGACGCGACCGGGCGCGTGACGGCCACGCTGACGCTGCCGGGGCTGGACCCGGAGCGGGCGAGCGGGCAAGTCGGCGTGAATGTCCGGGCGCTGGGCGAGCGGGTCACGGGCCGCGTCACGCTGCGGGACGGGCAGCCTGCGGGCGAGCTGCGGGCGGGGCCGCTGCGCCTGACCGCACGGGAAGGAACGCTGGCGCTGACGGGCGAGGCGGCGGACCACACCCTGACCGCGACGGCCCGGCTGCGGGGGCTGAGCGAGGTGTCGGACGTGCGGGCCAGCGTGACCGGCCCCTACGTGGAAGCGAGTGCGGCGGGCGACCTGACCGCCCTGCGCGGCAACGTGCGGATCCGCGAGCAGGGCTTCGGGTCGGACGCTGCACGGCTGGTACTTCCCGCCCAGACGTTGCCGCTGAGCGCCGCCCCCACGGCGGGCCGCGTCACGGTGGGCGGCCTGAGCTTCACGGGTGGGCGCTGGGCTGGCGGGACCAACCTCCGCTACACCCTCGGCGGGCGGGCCGGAACGGTGGCCGTGCGGGGTGGGGGCCGGACACTCGCGGCGCTGCCGTCGGGTCCCCTCGCCGGGCGGGTCAACCTCCTGCCGCGACTGGGCGGACAGCTTCAGACCAGCCTCTCCCCCTTCCTGGCCGAGTTGCCCGCCGATCTGAGGCGCGAACTTGTCGCTGGGCAGCTCATCGCGGACGTGATGGCGGACGGCGCGACCCTGAGCAACTCCGGCACGCGCTACCTGGGCGAGCCGCTGGGCCTGCGTGGGGCGGTGTCGTGGGGGGACGGCGTGCGGGCCACCGCCGAGCTGACCCACCCCGGCACCCGCATCCCGCTGACCTACGACGGGCGCGACCTCGCCATCCGGGGAGCAGTGCTGGACGCCCTCGCGCTGCGGCCCTTCGTGGAGGCGACCGGGCGTGTGACTGCCGACCTGACCGTGCCGGGGCTGGACTTTGGCCGGGCAACGGGCCGCGCTGACGTGAACCTCGCCGCCGCCGGACAGAGTGCGACCGGGCGGGTCACGCTGACACGTGGACAGCTCGCGGGCGACCTGCAGAGTGACCTCGGCGGGCGGGCGCTGCGGGTGCGTGGGCCGCTTTATCCCCGTGCGAATGCCGACCTGATCCTGGGGGAGGTGCGCGGCACCCTCAGTGGCAACGCGGCCGGGACACTGACCCTGCGGGCGGCGGGTCGGTACGAGGGCCGGGCCGTGGACCTCACGGCGGTGGGCCGGGCGCTTACCGGACCGGAGGCGAGCGCGACCCTGCGCGGCACCGTGGCGGGCGGGACCCTCGCGCTGAACCTGAACCGCACCCCGGACGACTGGGCGGTCACGGGCCGGGTGGACGTGCCCGACCTGGGGCCACTGGCGGGCACGGACGGGCGGGTCAGCGGCACGGTGAGCGGCACCCTGCGCTCGCTGCGGCTGGACACCGCAGGCGAGGTCGCGGGCGTGGCCTTCCGTGCTCCGGCGACCTACGCGGGCGGCGTGCTGCGGGTGCAGGGCGGCACCGGAACCCTCCCGGATGGCCTGGGCACCTTCCGGGCGAGCGGTCCTGTCTTCCCCGAGTTGCGCCTCAGTGCGAAGGCCAGCCTGCGCGACGCCCTTCCCGGCGAGTACACCGGGCAGGTGCTGGGGACGCTCTCCAAGCCCGACGTTCGGGTGCAGGGTGCCCTCAGCGGCGGGGTGGGCGGCCTTCAGGCAGCGGGCACCCGCGTCACGGCGCGGCTGTTCGGGCGCGACTGGAAGGCCGACCTGGGCGGCGAGGCCCTGGCCGGGACCGTACGTGGGCGGCTGGGGTCGGGGGCGCTCGGGGGACTGCTGGCAGCGCGGCTGAACGTCCACGCGCCGTACATCGCCGGAGATACCCGCGTGCGGCTCGACGGGGTGACGGGCTGGAACGCCCGCACCGGCTGGCTGGGCGACCTGCGGGCCACGGGAACGGTGCCCGGCGGAGCACTCGACGCCCGGCTGACCGGCGCCGGACCGCTGGCCCTGGCGGCGAGCGTCGGCCCGGCGCGGGTGACGGGGAGCTTCCCGGCCGACCTCCCGCTGCGGCCCGGCGGCACCCTCGACCTCGCGGCGCTGGACGTGGGGGCGCTGTGGGAGCGTCCTGGTCAACTGCGGGTCACCGGGCGGGCCACGCTGGAGGGCACGACCTGGGCACAGGCCGGGGCCACCTTCGCTGGGCGGCTCGACGACGTGGAGGGTGACCTTAGCGGCGATGTGGGCGCGACCTACCGGGCGGGGAACGTCTCGCTGCGCCTCGCCGGAGCGCGGCTCTCGGGTGGGGGCACCCTGGAGGGCGGACGCTACCGCCTGAATGTGCGGGCCGACCCCGTGCGCCTCGCGCGGCTGCTGCCCCCCGGCTGGGACGTGGACGCGCTGACTTTCGGCGGACAGGTGGAGGCGAGCGGCACCCTGACGGGCGGTCCGGAGCGGGTCGAGGCCCGCAGCCTCGCCCTGCGCGGCGAACAGGGCGAGGCTGGACCGTTCAGCCTGTACGGGCGGGCCGTGTTCTCGCGGCAGCCCGGCACCCCTGACCGGCTGGAGGCCGAACTCGACGGCAGCCTGCGCGGCGGAGTCTTGAAGGCGCGGGGGACGCTGCCGGACGGCGTGCGCGTGACGGTTCGGGATGTGGACGCCCGTGCCTTTGGCGTCGGTCAGGTGGGGGGCGACCTCACCCTGACCGGGCCGCTGCGGGACCTGCGCGTCTCCGGGGAGGCGACGGCCCGCA from the Deinococcus sp. NW-56 genome contains:
- a CDS encoding translocation/assembly module TamB domain-containing protein, translated to MTQASPPRSPSRRPLRWAGLLALAALLGLAAWFAPSLLGQWALRQFGGDMVTAEGVGGRLWSPGLRGARVRIPGVDAAADEASVRVTGVDPRTRTLRLDVAVKGGTVNLRLGDLLRRGPASEEGGEGGWRVVLGGLDVQNTRVNVDGAGLNVPDGRFRVSPLEDGRLAVRGQTRQGDLNANVTVQEGELGNRFLLDVDADARIINHYWPGVTGGRISGQYAVGGGDPIRGDLRVRGAGLRVPEARWVTVRDVNGTFAHRGDALALRLAGRGWDGPVTARATANTREQRWDVTAEATPRVAGLARALGTTGDGTVRLRATAGGWNRAEVRAEASGAGRFSGVPFQGLRATYAFASPAQHGELPEANTLGFRARTSLSGEQTLAGEWAFGRSGQATWAGDFAGKPLDVRAGVDARNLVTLAGEGLGGPLAGRYSLRTQALTATLNPTFGAASARVALEGTPRDLRARVTDGVAGPFRLAGTARLDREGLRADLGAAQLDLNREFRGGWTLRNLSGAGVTLSGGGNLDLREGLLGGTLAADVPGVTQTLRGPVALNLPEQRGTFEPDGQRLVWNGDAFTLTARDLAVAGGARVSGTATVTTARQVTGTLTARGNGYDLTATGRGDYADLRGTAGGVGVSARTVLADDFRTTAQVEGADIAGEFAVEDGGVRFALTTAGPGGDRETARGVLSGQNWDATGRVNLAALRPLVGQPDLAGTLNLALAGAGGTAGVDARVAGASVAGTLTRRGGEVTADLRGAYADALARLRGRVYPDVAASGPVTWQGQTLAASVTGPYGDLRARLTGRTTPLTQAGVTLPGQPLDLTATLTPRLTANGTWGDLRVRYDARSGRVAVQGSQALTAFGRSGRVQGSATWAPDFVGEVQARGTLEGGYALTLAGPWRALDVTARGPGGLRASGTAAVPAASYDLRVRGPLEGFYVDGRVRGTGTNPRGTLDVFDGVGGSARVNLRGLSDFDVRARQLTLAGQPLVGDLTARGGRLSGTLSAGPLRLVARDGRVDASGELAGHQLSAQGRLTLPATLRDLRVNVTGLLLTAAATGDVDNLRGTIRLRPQRFGTGAARATLPAQTFPLTADLTGPRVTVGGLTYAAGRWSGGLGGQYALGGQAGTVAVRGGGRTLAALPSGPLAGRVNLLPRLGGRVQTSLSPLLAELPADLRSELVAGQLVADVTADGATLSTSGSRYLGGPLGLRARVDWRRGVRASGTLSHPGSRAPFVYDGRDLRVRGARLDARVLRPFVDATGRVTATLTLPGLDPERASGQVGVNVRALGERVTGRVTLRDGQPAGELRAGPLRLTAREGTLALTGEAADHTLTATARLRGLSEVSDVRASVTGPYVEASAAGDLTALRGNVRIREQGFGSDAARLVLPAQTLPLSAAPTAGRVTVGGLSFTGGRWAGGTNLRYTLGGRAGTVAVRGGGRTLAALPSGPLAGRVNLLPRLGGQLQTSLSPFLAELPADLRRELVAGQLIADVMADGATLSNSGTRYLGEPLGLRGAVSWGDGVRATAELTHPGTRIPLTYDGRDLAIRGAVLDALALRPFVEATGRVTADLTVPGLDFGRATGRADVNLAAAGQSATGRVTLTRGQLAGDLQSDLGGRALRVRGPLYPRANADLILGEVRGTLSGNAAGTLTLRAAGRYEGRAVDLTAVGRALTGPEASATLRGTVAGGTLALNLNRTPDDWAVTGRVDVPDLGPLAGTDGRVSGTVSGTLRSLRLDTAGEVAGVAFRAPATYAGGVLRVQGGTGTLPDGLGTFRASGPVFPELRLSAKASLRDALPGEYTGQVLGTLSKPDVRVQGALSGGVGGLQAAGTRVTARLFGRDWKADLGGEALAGTVRGRLGSGALGGLLAARLNVHAPYIAGDTRVRLDGVTGWNARTGWLGDLRATGTVPGGALDARLTGAGPLALAASVGPARVTGSFPADLPLRPGGTLDLAALDVGALWERPGQLRVTGRATLEGTTWAQAGATFAGRLDDVEGDLSGDVGATYRAGNVSLRLAGARLSGGGTLEGGRYRLNVRADPVRLARLLPPGWDVDALTFGGQVEASGTLTGGPERVEARSLALRGEQGEAGPFSLYGRAVFSRQPGTPDRLEAELDGSLRGGVLKARGTLPDGVRVTVRDVDARAFGVGQVGGDLTLTGPLRDLRVSGEATARTDDFDALATLSGPVRGARAHARLTLKGQGRSGLLYADARDLDLGAGTLRARVYGTARQGGNDLTLDLEGTWPRLAGTATARVGGLPAPVTLRGDGRGGYALAAGALGEGTLTLTDGEGFMPNLGGTLRLRPLALVEGAAGEATAEVTLSGPLTAPRLTGTLETRGAEAFGVTLADTRGTFGGTLADLRGTLTQGTDPVATLEGQRLTLSGLTLGAAGGTLRASGTATLDASPAADLTLSAGDGLEGNVRATYRARALALDGTLGAAGLRAALDVNADPFTGWHGTVRVTGGPDGVLTQPAVLRLDGPLGQPLVRGEVGLLGAGARIVATPNGVQVRLVDGPGAQANGVLEVRRGEAGNWRWLGTAALTRPELSLSVTPQGPLADPRLTLSLRRGEWRAAGEASLRSADLDLTDGERTGALTWNGDVLRADLPGLDLGRLNLEGVTGRLTASGTANTASGEGRVALRVTDVTTTYTVPYLGLTLGGDLTGDVTLAGGRPRLTATAALPAGTLNLTAAQGEGGWTGRLTGSVRRGDGTLTADVTAGTGGLTGSLAAARYPLALPGLGATGEEVRLDGEVALRGQTFAANLSAVNTVGAARVTGTGGLADALPALEALGTLRPTGDGYRLRARLDEVELGELALAPGLAGRVSGEATLNDGGGTVILTSPALTLGPKQLGARVEGTLIGGDWRLRGFLGETDFLASLTGGVLSGQATLQALPLGALTTAVTGTPVGEGVVTGVARFRVPLADPLAGSATVVAERIRVTAVTGTGPQAVTETLTGTGTLDYANRELRNVNIQLAGAGTWDVRGGYARERVDLQARFEGTTFTPVLRLLPGLAGLDPSLKGTVTLSAAGTYDRPRGLLRAQNLAGSVAGLSVQVPVLEGDLPDSGAFTASGRVLTGGVLGSDGTLEVRGQLSLGRLSGTTATFRGLLAPQALGALPNSVVTVTQAGEDRWTVEASSRTPATAAGPAGTLRLTGALTPRLDLTLTAQGYALPISVISARDSSLDADLRLLDDGAAVRVSGAASFARLVLGRVGAVATIPPPGQSTAGTDGRPTDNFPSPLPPEYTTFPDPAGEEGGNVPAPARPFLERLVFEDIPIRAPGGIRVDEALARAEFGGGLVLSGTGARPRLTGEIVAERGSLFLRENEFALREGRVTFAGDGLYPSFALNAAGTVAAVTTRQRVPVVLDVRGQFEPQENGQSVLNLQTTLSCAPGANGTCADPVTRTPYTEAQLYALVATGVPNLDALPENLASLGTSALQTALNIFVLGELERNVARALGLDVFRLTPNLAADGGEFGATITLGSYLTRNLYLQYQVDLTGEGLLDATYTTPDGRLSFQVSTPLGLGLQAVRPSISAAYNFGPRSSVSVGVANDEDSTTFRFGVTYRFFGR